The genomic DNA GATATTCGGTACACATCAccatgattttctttttaaactcatcattttttttaagaattcatatatatatatatatatatatatatatcacttaaaTTATTATTGAGAAGGAAAATCTATTTTTTGTACTTTgttacaacataataataacaCAATTCTTACCTAATGTGTTGTgatacttatttgtttttaatatccAGGAATATCGTTGTTTTCATAATTACGTAAAAGTATAtgataaatttaacaaaaaaattgtattgttaATGTAGATGATGTGCATGAACTTGGACTCAACAAAGGATTCCTCACTAATATGTAGATGATCTACACAACTATTTATTAATATGTAACTTGTAACTACAATATGTAATGTTCATAAACTTGGAAGAAAAGATTCCTCACAAAGAGACACTCGCCATTATACAACCACCGGAAAGAGACACTCGCCAACAAACCCCACAAATATATGCATATAGTATGTCAACTTCTGCAAACTTAAAACCAGTAATGGCATGCAACTACTTAAAAAGATCAAAAAACGTAGAATCTGTTGGTAATAATTGAGTTTAGgcttatgttattttatataactatattattaagGCCTTGTTCGTATATTATTAAGGCCTTGTTCGTTTATTCATTTGGATGGACAATCTGAATGAACCATTCAAATGTTATTCGTTGTATATAGGCCGGAGTCTGTTGTGTGCTCTTTTGTTTTAAGTTGAATCTACATTGAAATACACATGTGCATGTGTATATtagttttagtattttacaaTTTACCGAAATCACGTGTTTGCTGATAATAGTTATGCGCAATCAcgttagaaaacaaaagattatatCACCCAAAGGAACAAAACTTGCGCTTGAAGAAATCAATGAACAACAAAGTTTCATTGGCTCGTCTCTCCATGACGCCAGTCCTTGTGAGCTGaggaaaaaacaacaaaccacCGGTCATGACTACGAACCCCACCGTGAGTAACCGTGAAACCATCGGACTCATCCTCCATCGCTGCACCAAACTCGTCCTCTTCACTGCTGCTTCCATGGCAGTGCAAAGTCCATGTAGCACAAAGAACCAAGTGACTTCCCTGTAGGCATTTCAAAGGttaaagtgaagaaaaagacCTCGTGAGCAACACCAGAGACGATGAACGTCGCCAAAACCGCCAAAAACCTAGCCCAATCTGAGCTCATTCGGCCTTTGCAGAGCCGCCACACAGGGACGTATATGGCTGGCCGGAGGATTGCTGGGACCATGAGGTTCCATCGGCGACCCCAGAAGTCTTGAAGAGAGGTGGCTAAGTATGGTTCATTGAACTGTGGTTCGAGATCGCACCCAAGAGTAACAGTGACAAGAACTTTGACGAGGGTTAAGAGAAGCTCATGCTCCAAGTATATTTGTAAAGAATAGATAGCAAATAGCAAGACCGGAGGCAGATTTTGTTTGTAATCATAAAAATGTAACAACATACCAAAGATGGCAACTTTAATGGCAAAATTTGATTTGGGGAAATGGTTTTgttgaggtttagggttttgttgaagCTTGATTGGGAAGCAAGTTAAGCAGATAAACTGAGCTAGATTAGGTGGAACTGGGAAAAGAGGACCTTGATCAAATGAGAAGAGTATGAGTTTTAAATTGGCAGTCCCTGAGAGGAAGAAGGATATGGTTCCACAGATATGCAgggaggaaaagaagaaaggaagaacaAGGAACATAGCACAAACTGGAAGAGCCGAGATTAATCGAAAAATACCAGCTTTAATCTTGGTTGATAAGTAGTAACAATAAGATACTGAGATTGTAGCTAGAACCCATATCTCGATCAATCTCttgacttcttcttccatttctcAAATATTCTTTTCGTACGTATGAATTTCTGACGTTTAATTATAATCACTGATCTAGGTTTTAAACTTGACTGTTGTGTGTATAATAAGAAACCAGAATAATCAACCAAATAGAAAATTAGGGGTATATCATGTGGTTTTACAGCTACAGAGATGGAAGTAAGAAGATTCTGACAGCAAGTTGCTTCTACTTTGATCCAAGTTCGTTTCAGTCGTcttgtttaaaacatatttgaagTTAATGTAAAATCAACGCAGCTTCTTATGTATAAGTTTACGTGATGCATCATCCACAACGCAGCTTCGTaggttgtttttgtgtttttctttactCGTTTGAATATGATGGTTGCTTCTTAAGTTTGTTACACAAGATCAGTACGCAGATTAATCAACCCttcttattttataatgaaaatatCAAGTCATACGTACAGGACATATTATGAACTTTCAACcgtattgttattttcataacaCATTGTATTTGATTCATGATACTTTATTGAggtaaaaaaatgttatggaTTAATTAAACGATAAGAGAGGTAGAACGAAGACCAGTGCACATATGCGATACGGGATAATAGAGAATCACCAGTTTTGATTCTTGGTGATAACTGATAAGTAGTAACAGTACGATAAGTAGTATAATAGTTTCATCTATCAAAGTGTGATAACTGTATTAATTTGTTTACATCATGAAACTATTGTTACAAAGTTGGTTTGAGAAAGAAggttaatttctttctttcctctccaattttggttcggttattTTCGTATATCTTGAAACCACAATCATTTTAATCAAACTAGGATTGATGTCTtatttttctagttttattcCATCATTCCACGAGACAATCATGCAAGGTAAACTTGTAATAATAAAGTTGAATTAATCAAGATAATAGAAACTTGCGCTAGAAGAAATCAACGAACAACAAGGTTTCATTAGCACGTCTCTCCATCACGCTGCTCCGTTTTAACTGAGGGAAGAAAAGCCAACCACCGGTTAGACACACAAATCCCACCGTGACAATTCTCGAGACAACCGGTCTCACCGGCCACCTCCCCacaaaagtcttcttcttcaccaacactTCAACCACCGTGCAAACTCCATGTAACACAAAGAACCAAGTGACTTCCCCGGTAGGCGGCTCACGGGTTAACAAGACGAAGAGCGCCTCGTGAGCCACACCGGAGACTATGAAAGTCTCTAAAACACCAATGATCATAGCCCGCTCGGAGTTTACTAAGTATTCGCAAATTCGTCTCACAGGGGAATAAACACTTGACCGGAGAATAGCCGTGACCATAAGATTCCACCGGCGACCCCAAAAGTCTTGAAGAGAGGTGGCTAAGTATGGTTCATTGAATTGTGGCTCGAGGTCGCAACCAAGTGTGATGCTGACAACAGATTTGAGTAAGGTTAAAAGAATCTCATGCTCTAAGTATACATGGAGAGGATAGAGACCTAATAGTAGAATCTGAGGGAGATATTGTATGTAATTATACACATGTAACATCACACCAAAGATTGCAATTTTAACAGCGAAAAACCATTTGGGGAAATGGTTTATGGACTTAGAGTTTTGTTGAAGCTTGATGGGTAAGCAAGTCAAGGAAATGAATTGGGAGAGATTTGGGGGAATTGGAAAAAGAGGGCCTTGCTCGTTGGAGAATTGTATGAGCTTTAAACTTGCAAGGGAAAGATAAAACGCTGTGTGTGAACAGAAAATCACAGAGGTAGAACAAGGAACAGAGAACATACGGGAAGAACTGAGAGTAATCTAGGTAAACCAGCTTTGAGTTTGGGTGATAAGTAGTAACAGTAAGATACTGAGATTATTGCAGAAAGCCACACTAGAATGAAGTTCTTGActtcttcctccatctcttgaGAACTTTTCCTTTGTTGCGTTGCTTTTCAAAATCACCGAGGTTATAACTTGATCATTGCGTGTAATATACACAAGAATCAGAATGAAATTAAGGCATGTGGTTTTACAGGTAGATAACAGTAGAAGATAAACCAGCTTTTGCTTCTACATTGGTCCTTGCTAAGTTTAGTCTTGTAATgcaaatttaagtttttgtaatattaacTTACAGAATCAGataaatattgataaaaattaAGTAACTTCTAACGCTATAACGCATGCAAACCTTCGTTCTTGATACCTTCATTTATTTGTCAGTTTTATACAATGGTTACATTAAATAATGCGAATTAGGGGAATCCACCTAGAAATGCAATTCATTGGGAGATATGAAATAACCTGTGTCTAAAGAAATCAATGAGCAAGGAGATTTCAATGGAACATCTCTCCATCACGTTGCTACGTATCAACTGAGGAAAAAACAGCCAACCAGCGGTACCATTTACTAACCCCATCGTTAGCAGCCAAGACAAAACGGGTCTCACCTGCCACCGCCGCACAAACGCCGTTCTCTTCACAGCCACTTCCGCCACCGTGCAAACTCCATGTAACACAAAGAACAAAGCGACTTCCCCTGTAGGCACCTCACGtgttatataaaagaaaaccaCTTCGTGAGCCACACCAGAGACTACAAACGTAGCAAAAACACCAATCAACATGCGCATAATCAGAGCTCATAACGCTTTGGCAAGCACGCCTTACAGGAATGTAAACGCATGCCCTAAGAGTCGACGAGACTATGAGGTTCCACCGGCGACCCCAAAAGTCTTGAAGAGATGTGGCTAAGTACGGTTCGTGAAAATGTGGCTCTAGGTCACAACCAAGAACGATGGTACTCATTAACATTCTAAGGAGCGTTAAGAGAATCTCAAGTAACAAATATACAAACAATGGATGGAGACAAAAAAGCAAAGCGGGATGAAGGCTTAGCACGTCGTTATGCACATATAACAACACAACAAAGATCGCAACTTTAACGGCGAATACATACGTGAAGAAATGATTTtgagatttagggtttcttttaCGCTGGATTGGGAAGCAAGTGAAGCAGGCGAATTTGAAGAGATTTGATGGCAGTGGAAAAAGAGGACCTTGATCGAATGAATAGAGGATGAGCCTTGAATTAGCAATAGCTGATAAGAAAAAAGCTGTAGTGGAAGAAAAAAttgcaaaggagaagaagagaggaagcaCAAATAACAAAGCACAGAGCGGGATAATAGAGATTAATCGATAAACACCAGATATGATTCTTGGTGGTAAGAAGTAACAGTAAGATACCGAGATTATTGTTGAAACCCCTACTTTGATCAAACTCTTGATTTCTTCCTCCATCTCTCAgattttttgtcttattttatttttacttttgctttttggtATTGAGTTTTAGCCATAACAGAGGTTTTGAGATTGGCTTTTACAACAACTACAACCCACCCACTACTCTATTTTGTCCGAATTAAAAATCAGTCCTTTTCtctgtatacaaaaaaaaagaaaaataaaataaatccaCAATGATTTCATGTGAATAATTAACCAAAAAGGTAttcacaaaagtaaaataatactccctctgtttcaaaatataggatgttttagttaaaacacacatattaagaaaaagttacttttaagcagtttaaccaatcagaggtaagactgcataatataaaatatagatttaggccctgattggtaacggctgttacttgtggctgtagagactttgactttaaaattttagctgtagataatttggctgtagatgctttgactgtagaaactttaactgttaaaatccgattgtttaccaacaacttttaaagctttaactgttattttattattattattaaataataaaaatgaatatatatatatattatgtcagaaattaattcatatggcactttaatgaaaaatttaattttattaatgataaattaaaattctaaaaaatataagtcaatcaaataagtgattttgtttgaaaactaatgataaattaaattttgctaacaatattctgatttttcttttgtttttggtgattgattCTTGATTGATTAGTCTGGCAAATATTAATagtgttttttaattgttttgaatgttttttttttctattgagtaGTTATATGAGCAGTCATAAATCCACTAACCACTAATCAATGCATGGTTTGAATGTTATTCtcttattaatgatgaattttataaactcttttatagtattattagtgatgatgatgaaaaaataaaatttattattgaaatggatcttaaaagaaagagaaaaaaaataagaataattaatttgtaaaaataaaatatgtaaaatatttatatatacttttggagagcttttaaatataaaagggtgaaaaaaagaatgctttaaaatttgttaagtTTTAAAGCATGAGTTTTgacgttttaaaaaaaatgggaaaacaaggaagggagaaaaaaaagtgactttaaaaactttaaaaaaattaaaagccaaaaaagtctgattggaaaaaaaatggcTGTCAAgactttaaacatttttaaagtccTAAAAGTGGgttaccaatcagggccttaatctaaaagttgcataaaaagttggaaacatcctatattatgaaacaaaaatatttctctaaacatcctatattatgcaACGGAGGAAGTATTAGCCAACTAATAACCTTTATTTGTGGTACtgttttaatttgtagtttaaCATTCACATTAGTacattaatataaacatatatattggtgattttgtaatatattttacaaattgtCCAATGAcacaaagttttaaatatttctattattaatttacTCCTTTTATTATCTGCAATATCAGGGTTCCACCAATCCCAAGAAAATAGACAACTCATGCTTAATTAGATCAGTGAACAACAAAGATTCACGGGCGAATCTCTCAATTACGCCGCTTCGTTTGATCTGAGGGAAAAACAACCAACCGCCGCTCAAAACCACAAACCCCACCGTCAGCACTCGTGAAACAACCGGTCTCACCACGAACGTTTTCCTCCTCTTCACAATAACTTCAACCACGGTGCAAAACCCATGTAACACAAAATACCAAGTAACCTCCCATGTAGGCGCTTCACGGGTTATATAGAAGAACATCATCTCATGAAGCAAGCCGGATACGAGAAACGACGCCAAAACACCGATGATTGCAGCCCGCTCGGAGTTCATTAAGTGGCTGCATACTCGCCGCACAGGGATGAAGACGCTCGACCGAAGAAGAGCTGAGACAGGGAGATTCCACCGGCGACCCAAAAGTCTTGAAGAGAGGTGGCTAAGTATGGTTCGTTGAATTGAGGCTCGAGGTCGCAACCAAGAGTGATAGTAAGCAAATCATTGAGGAGCGTCAAGGGAACTTCATGTGACAGGTATACATGCAGAGGATAGAGACCCAATAGCAGAATCGGGTGTAACGTTTCTATGTGATTACTACACACATGTAAAATAACACCAAAGAGTAAGACTTTAACAGCAAAAAGCCATTTTGGGAAAGGATCttgagatttagggtttcgttGGGGATAGATGGGTAGACAAATGAAGCAAAGGAAATGGATGAGATTTGGGGGATTTGTGAAGAGAGGACTTTTATCAAAAGCAAAGAGTATGAGGTTTAAGTTGGCGTGCCATGTGAGGAAAGCAGATGTGACGAAAGAGAAAAGCGCAGATGAGAAAAGCAGAGGAAGGACAAAAAACAGAGCACATAcgggaagaagagagattaatCTAAAGAAACCAGCTTTGATTTTTCGTGATACGTAGTAACAATAAGATACTGAGATTATTGCAGAAGCCAAAGCTTTGATGAAGGTTATAAGCTCTTCTTCCATATATCTCATatcgtttttgttgttttttgtgtttactATCTCGCAgagtttttgtgtttatgaGTTTTTTTGCAAGGTTTTAAAGTTAATTGCTGCGTGTATAATAAGGTAATGGGAATGAGTTgtatcaaaccctaaaccctaaatagaAAGTTAAGGCATGTGCTCGTATATTCAACGAACCAAGTTTGCTTCTACGTTTTGTCTGATGAGGCATGTGCTCATATTAGGATTCCACCAATCCCAAGAAAATAGACAAATTATGCTTTATTAGATCAGTGAACTACAAGGGTTCACGGGCGAATCTCTCCATCGCGCCGCTCCGTTTGATCTGAGGGAAAAACAACCAACCACTGCTCAAAACCACAAACCCCACCGTCAGCAGTCGTGAAACAACCGGTCTCACCACCCATCGCCCCCCTAACGTATTCCTCTTCACAATAACTTCAACCACGGTGCAAACCCCATGTAACACAAAGAAACAAGTAACCTCCCATGTAGGCGCTTCACGGGTTATATAGAAGAACAACATCTCATGAAGCAAACCGGATACGAGAAACGACGCCAAAACACCGACGATTGCAGCCCGTTCGGAGTTCATTAAGTGGCTGCATACTCGCCACAGGGATGAAGACGCTTGACCGGAGAAGAGCTGAGACAGGAAGATTCCACCGGCGACCCCAAAAGTCTTGACGAGAGGTTGCTAAATATGGTTCCTTGAAAAATGGCTCAAGGTCGAACCCAAGAATGATGGTGAGAAAATCTTTGAGGAGCGATATGGGAATCTCAAGTGACAGGTACGCATGCAGAGGATAGAGATCCAATAGCAGATTCGAGTAAAACTTTTCTATGTGACTATTATACACATGTAAGACAACACCAAAGACTAAGACTTTAACAGCAAAAAACCATTTGGGTAAATGATCTTGAGAATTAGGTTTTCGTTGGGGATAGATGGGTAGACAAATGAAGCAAAGGAAATGGATGAGATTTAGGGGAGTTGGGAAGAGAGGACTTTTATCAAAAGCAAAGAGTATGAGCTTGAAATTAGCTTGCCATGTGAGGAAACAAGATGTGATGAAAGAGAAGCGCAGatgagaaaaacagaggaagaacaaaaaacagaacacatacAGGAATAATAGAGATTAATCTAAAGACACCAGCTTTGAATTTTTGTGATACGTAGTAACAATAGGATACTGAGATTATTGCAGAAGCCCATGCTTTGATGAAGGTTATAAactcttcttcaatctctctcatatcttttgtttttttttttgttttactatgtTCTTGAGAATTCTTGTAAAGGTTTTTAAGTTAGTTTTTTTGCGTGTATAGTAAGTAATGGGAATGAGCTAAAccttaaattaaaatcataatgtTAAGGCATGTGCTCGGAGACAACGAACCAAGTTTGCTTCTACGTTCTCTCTGATGAGGCTGGTTTTTAATGGGATCAGTGGGATGTACGATATGACAGAACACTAGTTACGTACCCACCACACTCAACTCAGTTTTTCTAGGGTCGATAAGATACATTTACGGACTTTTATGGTCCAATATTTAGGTGACATACATGGAAATAGAAATGAATGTCATGAATACTGGATTAGATAGAGATAGCAATGAGATCAACACAACAGCTTGTACTTATTTAAAACTCGTCATAGATATTACCAAGTCCCAACAAAGTAAATAACTTCTTCTTAACGAACTCAACGACCAACACAGCTTCATATGTGAATTTCTCCATCACGCCGCTCCTTCTAAGCTGAGGTGTAAACAACCAAACACCAGTCAAAAACACGAACCCCACCGTGAGCAGCCGCGAAACCACCGGACTCAACCGCCACCGCTTCGTAACCGTGGTTTTCTTCTTCACCGCCAACTCAGCCGCAGTGCAAACGCCATGTAACACAAAGAACAGTGTAACTTCTCCTGTAGGCATCTCACGTGTCATGTAAAAGAAGAGCAATTCATGAACCAAACCGGAGACGATGAACGCCACCAAGATCCCCGGAAACAGCGCCCAACCGGAACTCATTCTACGTTCAGAGACTCGCCGCATTGGAGCGTAAACGGCTGGCCGGAGAATCGCCGGAACCATGAGATTCCACCGGCGACCCCAGAAGTCTTGCAAAGATGTAGCTAAGTATGGTTTATTGGACTGTGGCTCAAGATCACACCCAAGAGAGATAAAAACAAGAACTTTgacaaaagttaaaataatCTCAATCTCTAAGTAGAGATGAACAAAATAGAGACCCAACATTACAATCGGATGCAGATTTTGTCTGTAACCATACAAATGTAACAGCACACCAAAGATTGTAACTTTAATGGCGAAAACCAATTTAGGTAAATGGTTttgagatttagggttttgctgAGCCTTGATTGGGAAGCAAGTGAAGCAGAAGAACCGAGGGAGATTAGATGGAATTGGGATTAAAGGACCTTTATCGAAGGAGAAGAGGATGAGTTTGAAATTAGCGAGCCATGTGAGAAAAAACGCTGTGATTAAAGATAAAtgcaaagaagagaaaaacaaaggaagaacaagaaacagagcaaggaCAGGGGAAACTGAGAGTAATCGAGGAACACCAGATTTGATTCTAGGTGGTATGTAGTAACAATAAGATATCGAGATTATTGCAGAGAACCATAATTTGATCAAGTTCTTGAGTTCCTCATCCATAGTATGCTTTTTTGGCAATCACCAAGGTTTTAACTTtgctatatatattagtatatctTTTGGTCTGTAAATGGGAAAACCCTAGTAGTTACATTTTCACAGAGACAACATCAATGACATAAAGTAGGTGAGATGTAGATTAAATACAAAGAAAAGCATTAATGTCGAGTCCTTGGGTAGTAAATGACTATCCGAAACCACACAAGTAGCTAGCTAGTGGTAAATATCTCCTTGGGATGAGGACCAGAGAAGGAATGGTTAGCCATTTGGTCCATAGTAAGTGCAACATTATTTTGGTCGCTTGAGAAAGATATTGTTTGATTCAACTCAGATTgtccacaaatttttttaaaaactttattttgcCCACACATAGATTAAATTTGTTCGTGGAAACCtaattaatatctaaattttGGCTACAACATAAACTTGTTGTCTACGTAAGTTAAATATTTGGTCCACTACGTATACTGCGTGAATATATTTCTGGTCCACCATATACATTTAGTCTACTACAAGAACCGAACTTGTGTATGATAATTTGTGGACAAATCATTTACTGATAACTCATAGTTACTACGTTGTAGTATAGACTATAGACCATGATTTTTATAACGAGTTTCTACATCCTGAAAGCATAGCTCTGCGCTAAATGCCTAAACCAAccaaaatttagacaaaatttgCACTGTTGCACGTAATCATTAACTTTGAAAATATTTCCAGACGTAAGCGTAGAAACTATGACGTTTTCACGTTTTgacattttagtattttaccAAACACGTTTTAATCGAAGATATTACTGTAATTAGTTTTCTTCCCAAATCCATAGAAAGTAATATGATTGATAAAATTAGCTATATAGAAAACATCATTAATCTACGATTTTAGCGATCTATTTCTCCAAAGGTAGAAAAGCTTGTGCTTGACGAAATCAATGGACAAAAAGGCTTCATCAGCGAGTCTCTCGATCATGCCACTCCTTGTAAGCTGAGGGAaaaacaaccaaccacctgTCACAACCACAAAACCCACCGTGAGTAGCCGTGAAATCATCGGACACATCTTCCACCGCCGCACCAAGCTCGTCTTCTTCACCGCTCCTTCCGCGGCAGTGCAAACTCCATGTAATACAAAGAACCAAGTGACTTCTCCTGTAGGCGATTCACGTGTGAAATAGAAGAAGATCAGCTCGTGAACTGCACCGGAGACGAGGAACGACGCAAAAACCCCTAAGAACAATGCGTGATCAGAGTTCATTTTCCAACCGGCTATTCGTCGCACCGGGACGTAGACGGCTGGCCTAAGAATCGCGGGAACCATGAGATTCCACCGACGACCCCAAAAGTCTTGAAGAGAGGTGGCTAAGTATGGTTCATTGAACTGTGGCTCGAGGTCACACCCAAGAGACATACTAAGCAGAAGTTTCAAAGGAGCTAAGAGAATCTCATACTCCAAGTATATATGCAGAGAATACAGAACCAATAGCATAGTCGAAGACATATGTTGTTTGTATGCATATATTTGTAACAACACACCAAATATGGCAACTTTAATGGCGAAAACCCAGTTAGGCAACTGATCTTGAGAGTTAGGGTTTTTAGTGGCTTAATGGGGAAGCAAGTGAAGCAGATGAATTGAGAGATATTAGGTGGAGTTGGGAAAAGAGGACCTTGGTCGAAGGAGAAGAGGATGAGCTTAAAATTGGCCAGCCACGTGAGGAAAAAAGCAGTGGAACCAGAGAAGTGAACAGaggagaaaaacagaggaagaagaagaaacaaaacacatatGGGAAGAACAGAGAGTAATCGAAAGACACCAGCTTTGACTCTAGTTGGTAAGTAGTAACAATAAGTAACTGAAATGAATGCTGAAACCCAAACCTTAATGAAGTTCTTGAGTTCTTCCTCCATCTCTCgagatcttctttttttttctccttttgagtAACCGAGGTTTTGATTTTATCTAGTTGTTACATACTTTGAATTATCAAATATAAATTCGATAAACCAAATAACTTGCAATTTGACGACTTGATAGATTGTAAAAAGATTCGGACAAAGAAACAACTAGTTTTGCAgcgctctctctttcttcatgcCTACTCTCCATGAGATCCGGAAGGATTTGGTTTGGTCTGATTGAAACAGCTCTGATTCTTGCTTCTAAGTAGTAGCAACCGTAAGTTCAGGAGAAGGTTAATGTAGAAATCCTAATCTTGGTGCTCTAAATTTCTTGCAAACATcgaggttttgttttcttgg from Camelina sativa cultivar DH55 chromosome 2, Cs, whole genome shotgun sequence includes the following:
- the LOC104731702 gene encoding LOW QUALITY PROTEIN: probable long-chain-alcohol O-fatty-acyltransferase 7 (The sequence of the model RefSeq protein was modified relative to this genomic sequence to represent the inferred CDS: deleted 1 base in 1 codon), translating into MEEEIKSLIKVGVSTIISVSYCYFLPPRIISGVYRLISIIPLCALLFVLPLFFSFAIFSSTTAFFLSAIANSRLILYSFDQGPLFPLPSNLFKFACFTCFPIQRKRNPKSQNHFFTYVFAVKVAIFVVLLYVHNDVLSLHPALLFCLHPLFVYLLLEILLTLLRMLMSTIVLGCDLEPHFHEPYLATSLQDFWGRRWNLIVSSTLRACVYIPVRRACQSVMSSDYAMLIGVFATFVVSGVAHEVVFFYITREVPTGEVALFFVLHGVCTVAEVAVKRTAFVRRWQVRPVLSWLLTMGLVNGTAGWLFFPQLIRSNVMERCSIEISLLIDFFRHRLFHISQ
- the LOC104731710 gene encoding probable long-chain-alcohol O-fatty-acyltransferase 5; its protein translation is MDEELKNLIKLWFSAIISISYCYYIPPRIKSGVPRLLSVSPVLALFLVLPLFFSSLHLSLITAFFLTWLANFKLILFSFDKGPLIPIPSNLPRFFCFTCFPIKAQQNPKSQNHLPKLVFAIKVTIFGVLLHLYGYRQNLHPIVMLGLYFVHLYLEIEIILTFVKVLVFISLGCDLEPQSNKPYLATSLQDFWGRRWNLMVPAILRPAVYAPMRRVSERRMSSGWALFPGILVAFIVSGLVHELLFFYMTREMPTGEVTLFFVLHGVCTAAELAVKKKTTVTKRWRLSPVVSRLLTVGFVFLTGVWLFTPQLRRSGVMEKFTYEAVLVVEFVKKKLFTLLGLGNIYDEF